The Dietzia sp. ANT_WB102 region CGGCCAACCGCCCGACCACCCGGAGGCGGTCCGACTCGTCGATCTCGACCACGTCGCCCAACAGGACCCACCCGTCGTCGGTGAACAACTCGGCGTTGGCCTCGGGGTCGTTCCAATAGCCGGGCGAGGTGAGCACACCCCGCACTGCCGGCTGGCCGCGCCGGAGGCCCGGGCCAGTGACCTCGCGGCCCCCGTCGAAGACGCGCACGCGCATCTCCGGGATGATGCGGCCGCCGGTCGACAGTCGGGTCTCGTCGTCGTCGTGAATCGTGGTGGCGCTGGCCGCCCCGGTCTCGTTGGAGCCGTAGAACTGCAGCGATTTGGCGCCGGTGACGTCCTCGAAGCGTTTCGCCTCGGCGAACGGCACGGCCTCGCCGCCGGTGAACATCACCCGCAGGTCGTGGACGCTGCCCAGCGGCGGCTGCGAGCAGTGCAGCATCATGCGGAACTGGGTGCTCACGCACGCGAGGACGGTCGCCCGGTGCTCGCGCATCATGGTGATGGCGGTGGCGGCGTCGAATCGCTCCATCACCAGGGCGGTGCGGCCCAGCAGGGCGGGCAGGAAGTGGGACGTCCACAGGCCGAATCCGAACGGCGCCGGCACGAACGCGGCCACCGTCTCCTGCCGGGTCAGCTCCGCGTTGCGGCAGGCCAGCGCCGCGAAGGCGGTCCAGCGGCGTTGCGTCTGGGTGACCAGCTTGGGCCGGCCGGTGGTCCCCGAGGTGCTGTTGAGCATGGACACCTCGTCCACGCCGAACGAGTGCCGAGGATCGACGGGCACCGGGTGCCCGGGAGCGGTGCTGTCCGGGCCGTCAGCGGTGGCGCCGAGGTCGTCCGCCCCGCCCTGGTCGCCCGCCGCGTCAGCGGTGGCGCCGACCTCGCTGCCGACCTCTACGATCGTGGTGTCGTCGACCAGCAGGACCCGGTCGATCGCGGTGCCGCGACCCCGCAGGTCGGCGAGCAGGTTCTCAACGGGCACGCCGCGCACCTGTGGCGCGGTGACCAGGACCCGCGCACCGGCCGAGGCCATGATGTGTGCGACCTCGGCGGGCCCGGAGCGTGCGCCCATCGCCGCGACCCGGACCCCGGCTCGGTAGGCGCCCACCAGCGCGACGTGGAAGCCGACCGTGTCGGGCAGGTACACCGCCACCGACTCCGGGGGCTGCTGCCCGCCGGGGCCGGACCGCAGCGCGGCGTACATGCGGTCCGCGGCGAGGTCGTACGCGGCCCACGTGGTCGCGCCGTCGGGGCTGATGTAGGCGGGTTCGTCGCCGTGGGTGCGGGCCCAGTGGCGGACCAAATCGCTGACGGAGACACCAGTGAACGCGTCGGGGGTCACCGTGAAGTCGTCCAAGGTGTCGGGACCCGGCCCGGTCAGCTCGGTCACAGTGCCTCCTCCAATACGCCCATGGCGCTACGGTATGCCGCGTCAAGGGCAGTCGAGTCGCCTTCTGGTCCGGTGACGGTTCCGCGCATCATCACGTACCCGCGGTCGACGATCTTCGCCACCCGGTGCAGGGCGGGTTCGGCCACCACGACAGTCACGCCGGAGTCGGCGAGATCGCGGACCCGTTCCAGGAGCTCCCCGGTGATCTTGGGTGACAGTCCCGTCGTCATCTCATCAAGCAGCAGCACGCTCGGGGTCACCAGCAGGGCCCGGGCCAGCACGAGCATCTGCTGCTCACCCCCCGAGAGAACACCAGCGAGCTGGCGCTGCCGTGTCCGAAGGATCGGGAAGCTCTCGAAAGCAGAGTCCAGGGCCGTGTTGCGTACGCCCACCAAGCGGGCGCCGATCTCGAGGTTCTCCCGCACGGTGAGCCGCGGGAAGAGTTGACGCCCCTGTGGGACGTACGCCAGCCCCTTTCGTAGTCGAGTGCCCGCGGGGGCACCGCTAATGTCCTCACCGTCGATCTCCACCCGTCCGGTGGCGGGGACCGAGCCGAACACTGCCGACATCAGGCTCGTCTTGCCGGCTCCGTTGGGGCCGACGATCGCGGTCACCTGTCCGGATGGCGCAGTGAATGACGCCGCGCGCACGGCATGGGCGTTTCCGTAGCGGACCGTGAGTTCCTTGATCGTGATCATCGTGTTTCCTCCGTGGTCACTGGGGCGCCAAAGTAGACGGCCTGCATCTCCGCGCTGCGCATGCACTCGACCGGATCGCCGCGGAAAGCCACACGGCCTTCGGCGAGCAGGACCACGGTGTCGGACAGGTCTGCGATGAGGTCGACATTGTGGTCGACGAGCACCACCGAGCGGCCGGAGTCTCGGACCCGGTGAATGGCGCGTGAGACCGCCGCGATGCCGTCCGGATCAGAGCCGGCGAACGGCTCGTCGAGCAGAAGCACTTTCGGTTGAGCGGCCATGGCGCGTGCGATTTCGACTAGCCGCTGGGCGCCAAGACTGAGGTCCCCCGTTGGTACGGCGTCGGTCGTGACCCCGTATTCGGCAGCGAGCTCGGCGGCCTCCGCCAGGACATCCCGGGGGGTTCCCGAGAGTCCGCGGAGCATCGCGCCGAAGGAGCCGGCGTACGAGCTGATTCCGCGGCCCACCAGCCCGGGAACAATGTTCTCCACCGGCGTCAGTTCGAGAGCAAGTTGTGGGTGCTGGAAGGTGCGGGCGAGCCCGGCCTGCGCGCGTCGGGTGGGCCCGGATCCGAGGGGGCGGCCGTCGAGTTCGACGGTCCCGGCGGTTGCGGCTTGGGTGCCGACGATGCAGTCGACGAGCGTCGTCTTGCCGGCGCCATTCGGTCCGACCAGTCCGAGGACGCGGCCAGCAGCCAGGTCGAAGCTGACGTCGTCGACCGCGGTGACCCCGCCGTAGCGTTTGGTCACCCCGGCGACGGACAGCAGGCTGGGGGTGCCGCCTTCGTAAGGCAGTGATGCGTCGGTCATCGTCATCCCTTCTTTCCGCGCAGGCGCTCGATGGCCTGTCTCGTCCATCCGATGACGCCGCCCGGCGCCAGTAGCAGGATCACCAGCACCACCACAGCGAGCAGCAGTTCGCCCGAGCCCTGGTAGCCGGGCATATTAAGCGTGACGGCCACCACGATGAGCGCACCGAGTGGAGCGCCCCACGCGGAGCCTCGGCCGCCGATGATGGGCATGAAGATCGCCAGGAACACCAGGTCGAGCGCAAATGTCTCGGGGGTCACGGCTTGCACGGAGGCGGTGAATAGGGCCCCGCCGGTGGAGGCGATGGCGGCGCCTGCTGCCAGGGCAACAACTGTGAGATGGGTGGGGGAGATGCCCGAGGACTGCACCGCGGGCGTGCTTTCCCGGGCTGCGGAGAGTGACAGTCCCCATGCGGAGCGACGGAGGCGGTCCAGAAGAACTGCCACGAGGCAGACGAACGCAATTGCGGCCACGACGAGCGCGTAGCGCGGAAGTTCGAGCCCGAAGAACGTCGGCACCGGGATGGCGGAGATTCCGGAGGAGCCGCCGGTGATGCTGTCGGCATCGCCGAGCCAGTGTTCGAAGGCCAGCGCAAACAAGAGCGTCACTGCCGCGAGGTAGAAGCCGGAGAGTTTGCGCGTAGCGAGTGCGATGATGACTGCGACGATCGCCGAGAGCACCATTCCGACCAACCAACCCCACCACGGGGACACGCCCTGCGTAACGGCGAGGTAGGCCACTGCATACGCGCCGATCGCGGCGTAGGCACTGTAGGCCATCGAGAGGGAGCCGGCGAGGACGAATGGGAGGTACATGCCGAGCGCGACGAGCGCGTAGGTGGCGGTGAGGAAGACCAGGTCCTGGCGGTAGAGGCTGGGCCCCATCCAGGCTAGGACACCGGCGACGACGACGAGGCAGAGCGCACTCTCGCCGAGGACAGAACGCAGGGGTGAGCGGTGTGGGACCGCGCGAGCGGGTGGGACCGCAGGTCGGGTGTGCTGTGTTGTGGTGCTCACTAGACACGCACCTTTCGCTGGAAGAGACCTTCTGGTCGGAAGGCGAAGAAGACGAGTGCGATCACAAAGATGGCTATCGAGCTGCCGGTGGCGCCGAAGTAGTAACTTCCGAAGACCTGTACGCAGCCCAGGGCGAGACCTCCGACGAGCGGGGCCCAGGGTTTGCCGGTGCCGCCGATGACCAGAGCAAGGAACCCGGTGAGGGTCCAGGACAGTCCGCTGGTGAACTGCACGCCGGATTTGGCGGCGAAGACGATGCCGGCGATCGCCGCGATGGCGCCGGAGATACCGAACGCCCAGAGCCGCACGCGGTTGACGTTGACGCCGATGGTCTGGGCGGCGGTGTGGTTGTCTCCGACAGCGCGCAGAAGCTGACCGGTCTGCGTCATCCGCAGCCACAGGACGGTGGCGGTCAGGACGACGGCGGTGACCAGGACGATCGTGATGGTGGTGCCCTGCACTGAGAGGGAGCCGAGGTGGAAGTCCGAGATCGGGAGCAGGTTCTGCACTGGCAGTGGTGTGCGTCCGAAGAGGGTGCCGGCGAGTTGCTGGATCGCGAAGAGCGTGGCTGTGACCGCCACAAGCGCGGGGAGTTCCGCACCGCCCGAGCGACGCTGAACGGGTTTGACCACGGTGATCTCGGTGAGGATGGAGATCACGATTCCTACCGCGATGCCGAGGAGCGCGCCGAGGAAAACAGGCACGCCCCACATCGTGGCCGCGTATCCGGTGAGCATCGCCGCGGTCATGGCGTAGGGGCCGGCGGCGAAGTTGAAGAAGTCGGCGCCGACGACGACGAGGTAAATCGATAGCGCGACGAGGGCGAAGAAGCAGCCGATCTCGGCCGCGGCTAGCCAGAGTTGCAGGTCGTCCATCAGGCTTCGCCCTCCTCGGGTGTGCATTCGGGCTGGTAGTCGGACCAGGGGCCGACCGGGGTGTTGTCCGGACCAAACTCGACCAGCACCAAGCCGCAGACCGAGTCCGGGGCGATGTGCTTGTCCGGGTTAAAGGACAGGGTCAACTGTTCTTGCCCGAAGCTGGCGGGAACATCTTGCACCTGTTGCATGGCTTCGTTGAGTTTTTGCGGATCCGTGTGGGTCCCAGCGAGCTCGATCGCGTGTTTGATGAGCATCACGGCGTCGTAGGCCTGAGCGTCGTAGGCGGTGAGCGAGTAGTCGGGCCCCTTGATGGTGCGCAGCCACTGTTCGAGTTCGGTGGTCCGCTGGTTCTGGGTGCTGAGGCTTCCCATGAAAACCAGTCCGTCGAGTGAGCCCGGATTGGCGAGGTTCCACGCTTCCGGCTGGTTACCGATGGAGGCGAGTGAGAAGCGTTGCAGCCCGGGGGCGAGGCGGTGCAGGGTGTTCTGCGCCGTCAGCTCGAAGTTGCCGCCGACGCTGGCGACGAGCACGGCGTCTGGCTTTGAATCGAGGAGTCGGCTGACCCCGGCGGTGAGGTCGGCTGCGTCGACGGCGGCCTTACGGGTGTCGACGACCTCGATGCACTCCTGCAGTTTGGGGTCGAGGGTGGCGAGGATTCCCGAGATCGCGGGGCTCGCATCCGCGAGGATCGCCAGTCGTCCATTGCCTCCGGCCTTGAATGCGCCGCAGTAAACCTCGGCGTACTGGGCCAGTGGGTTGGGCACCATGTAGGCGTACTCGTTGCCTGGTGGGCCAGCGACGGAGTCGGTCAGTGCGACTGGGGCGATGGTGACGATCTCCGCGGTCTCAGAGACCTGCTTGGCCTGAAGCGCTGCTCCACTTCCGGTGGACAGGATCACTGCGGCGGCGCCCTGGTCCTTGAGCTTTCGAATGATGGACGGAGTGTTGGTGGGGCTGCTTTCGTCGTTCTCCACTACGAGCCGCACCGGTGTTCCGTTGATGCCGCCCTCGGCGTTCAGGCGGTCGATCGTCGCGCGAACGGTGGTGCCGGCGATGGTCGCGTAAGACGCGCCGGGTCCCGTCGAATCTTCGTCCATCCCGATCACGATGTAGTCGTCCACCGGATCCTCGACCGAGGCACAGGCGGCGGTCGCGATGACGGGGGCGAGTGCCGCAGCCAGAAGGGTCCTGGTGAATCGTGGTCTCTTCATGAAGCCTCCACAAATCAAACGTTTGCTTTGCGTTTGCCAAGCATTCGCTTGGCAGTGTGACCCATGGCACTATCGGGTGTCAACGTGGGTGGCGTCAGGAGGAGCTACCCGCCGACCTCGACACGGATTCGCGGGGTGGGGCGAGTCAGTTCGGCTGGTGGCGGGCGAGGCGGTCTAACCGAGCCTCGATCTGATCAACTCGATGTTCGAGCGTGCTGGGGCCTCCCGACGAGACCGGCCGGGGGGTGGCGCCATCGAGGAACAGGGTGAGAAGTGTGTCGGCAACCGTCGAGGCGGTCTCGGCCAACGACTCACGGTGATACCGCACTGACCACCACACGCCCTCGCGCAACATCCGCGCGAATTCTAGTGGGTCCATTTCCGCACGTAGATCACCCTTCCGACTGGCCTGCTCCGCAGTGTTCGTCCAAAAGTGGTGCGCACGCTCGACGGCATCCGAGATCTCAGACGGAGCCTGGGGGCCGTGAAACGAGCGTTCGTTCTGATAGATCTCTGTCGCGTACGGATGCGCGGTCGCGACGTCGATTGAAGAGTGGACCAGCGCGCCGAACTCTTCTCGCATCCCGTTGACGTGCGGGAGAACCGACTCATAGCGGCTGATCAGGTCTGCGAGAAAATCGGAGACGATGGTGAAGGCGATTGCGTCCTTGGAAGGGAAGTGGTGGTACAAGCTGCCGGAGAGCATGCCGACCCCGTCAGCTATATCGCGCACACTCGTTCCGGCCACGCCGTTCTCGACGAACAGTTTTGCGGCAACGAACTTGATCTGGGCTTGACGGCTCACCACCTGCTAATACTTACCCAAGTCGCTGCGTTGTGTCGATGTTGCGCCACCGACGCGGAATTCGGATGTGCACCAAGCAGTCGCTTGATTGACAGGGTGGGACGTCAGCAGGCGGGCTTGAGGAAGGCTTTGACGTAACCGCCGGTCTCGTGCAGGAGCGCGTGCTTCCGCGACCGCGACAGTGGCCGGGGCGTGTCGGTGACGTAGACCGGCCCGTCAAAGCACTGCTCGAAGTAGATGCGGACCCGCGACACGTGCCCCCAGTAGGTCACCACGAGAAGTGACTCGTAGCCGCGGTCGCGGGCGATGCGCGTCGCGGCAGTCGTCTCCCCCTCGGTGGTGCCGATGTCCGGTTCAAAGCACTCGACCCGGATGCGCCGCCCGTCGCGTGCGGTGACCGGGCTGGCGGCGCAGTAGGACTCGATCGCGGCCGAGTAGGTGTCGCGGCCTCCGGGGGAGGGCTGCGAGACCAGGATGTGGTCGGACACCCCTTCTTCGGCGAGGTGGCGCGCGTAGACGTAGCGGTCGTCGTTCGCACCGGCCACGACAACGATCGCGTCGACGTGGTCGGGGGAGTCGACACGCGGGAAGAGTACGGCGCGCGCGGCCGTCAACCCCGTCACAGTGCCGGTCAGGAGCACTAGCGCTGTCGCGAGAACTGCGATTCGGCGGCGTAGGGAGCGGGGTCTCACCGGCCCGAGACTACGGCGTGGCCCTGTGGCCGGACTGAGCTGCCTGCGGGGACGGCGGGCCGGAGCATTGCCCGCTGCGCGGTGGTCACCGTGCACCCCACGCCACGCAGCCGCGCGCAATTCCTGCAGCCGCGCACGAAATTTCCTGCGCGGCTGCAGTACTTGCGCGCGTGTGTGCGGGGGTGCCGACAACGCGGAAAGGCCCGGGTGGTCGGGCAATCTGGGATTGGCGATCTGGGATTACAGATCCCCCGGCAGCTTGTCGCGGCGGATGTCGCGCCAGGAGGCCTGCCGCAGGACGCCGTCGTCGGTGAAGCCTTGGTGGCGGACTTCCACGACCAGCTTGGGCAGGACCCAGTGGGCGTCGCGGCGGGCGTCGGCGGGCAGCTGCTCGATGAACGGGCTGGTCTTTCGTTGCAGCGGTTCGAGCTCGTCGAGCAGGGCGCGCGCCTGCTTGTCGGTGAAGCCGGTGCCCACGCGGCCGATGTAGGTCAGCCCCGATTCGGCGGGCAGGCCCAGCAGCAGGGAGCCCACCGCCCCGGCGCGTCCGCCCTTGCCTGGCCGCCAGCCGCCCACCACGGCGTCGGTGGTGGTGAGCAGCTTCTCCTTGAGCCACGACTGCGACCGCCGGCCGGACTCGTAGCGGGAGTCCCGGCGTTTGGCGACGATGCCCTCCCAGCCGAACTCCTCCGCCTCGGCCAGGGCGCGGTCGCCGGGGCCGTCCAGTACGGCCGGCACGTGCACCCGGTCGACCTCGGTCAACGCCGGGGTCAGCAGATCCAGCACTTCGCGGCGACGCTCCCACGGTTGTGACTGCAGGTCCACGCCGTCGACCTCGAGCACGTCAAAGACGAACAGTTCCGCGGCGGGCAGCGACGAGTCCTGCCCCTCGGCCGCGGCCTGCTTGGCCAGCGCCGCGAAGTCGGGGACGCCGTCGGAGCCCAGCACCACGAGTTCGCCGTCGAGTACCGCCGGCCGCTCGAGTGCGTCGGCGAGTCCGGGGAAGCCGTCGGCCAGCCAGTCCAGCGAGTTGCCGTTGCGGCTGACCAGGCGCGTCTGCCCGCCGCTGCCGCTGGTCGCGACGGTCACCCGATAGCCGTCCCACTTGCCCTCGAACGCCCACTTGTCGTTGGGTAGCTCGGTCACGGTGGCCGCGGTGGGGATCATCGGCGGCGGGGGAGCGTCGGGGTGGTCGGCGTGGTCCGAGCTGCGGGCACTCGCCTCGCCGGCCCCGCCGGACGCGTCAGCACCCGAGTTGCGGCCCCGCTTGTCGCCCGGGGGATAGGACGATTTCGGGTTGGAGCGGCCACCGTAGAAGGAGTCCGGCGACTGGTCCTTCATGTACTGCACGATCCACTGGTTCTTCTCCGCGCTCGTGCGCACCAAGACGTACCGGCCAGAGACCTGCTCGCCGTGGAGCCAGATGATGATCTCGTCGTCGCGCCACTTCTCGCACTCGTACCAGCCGTGATCCCAGATGCTGACCGTGCCGCCGCCGTATTCACCTTTGGGGATGGTGCCGGCGAAGGTCTCGTAGCCGAGCGGGTGGTCCTCGGTGTGCACGGCCAGCCGCCGGTCCTTGGGCACGGTCGGCAGGTTTTTGGGCACGGCCCACGAGACCAGGACTCCGTCGCGCTCGAGCCGGAAGTCGTAGTGCAGTCGCCGGGCGTGGTGCTCCTGGATGACGAAGATCGGCCCGTCGGCGCCGTCGCGATCGGTCTCGACCTCGCCCTCGAACGGCTCGGGGGTGTTGCGGCGGTCCCGCTTGCGTCGGTACTCCTCGAGACTGGTGACGACGGCGTCATCGCTGGTGGGGCCGTCGCTGGTGGGAGCCTCGTTGCGGGCAGTCTCGTTGCGCGCGGAGTCGGCGCGGGTGGGGGCGGTGCCGGCGGGCTCGGGGTCCTCGTCATCGGACGACGACGAGCTCTTCTTGCCGCCCCCCGATTTCTTTGCCCGCGATGCTGAACCGGCCGACGATCCTGACTTCTTCGCTGCGGACTTCTTCTTGGCGGACCCGGTCCCCTCGAGCCCGTCGAGGAGGTCACCGTCCGCGTCGAGCCGTTTCAGGACCTCGTCCCAGTGCAGGTGCGTTAGCCCGCCGTCGCCGAGTTCCTCCCACGACCGGGGAGCGGCCACCCACGGCTCGGCCCGACCGCGCAGGGAGTACGGCGAGACGGTGGTCTTGGCGCCGCTGTTCTGGCTCCAGTCCACGAACACCTTGCCGTCGCGGATGGACCGCGTCATGGTGGAAGTGACCAGGTCGGGGGTCTGCGTGGCGAGCGACTGCG contains the following coding sequences:
- a CDS encoding class I adenylate-forming enzyme family protein is translated as MTELTGPGPDTLDDFTVTPDAFTGVSVSDLVRHWARTHGDEPAYISPDGATTWAAYDLAADRMYAALRSGPGGQQPPESVAVYLPDTVGFHVALVGAYRAGVRVAAMGARSGPAEVAHIMASAGARVLVTAPQVRGVPVENLLADLRGRGTAIDRVLLVDDTTIVEVGSEVGATADAAGDQGGADDLGATADGPDSTAPGHPVPVDPRHSFGVDEVSMLNSTSGTTGRPKLVTQTQRRWTAFAALACRNAELTRQETVAAFVPAPFGFGLWTSHFLPALLGRTALVMERFDAATAITMMREHRATVLACVSTQFRMMLHCSQPPLGSVHDLRVMFTGGEAVPFAEAKRFEDVTGAKSLQFYGSNETGAASATTIHDDDETRLSTGGRIIPEMRVRVFDGGREVTGPGLRRGQPAVRGVLTSPGYWNDPEANAELFTDDGWVLLGDVVEIDESDRLRVVGRLADLIIRGGKNISAVEVEDHVREHPAVAMVAAVGVPDPIFGERLCVVVTLEPGAEAITLAELTDWLRTHGVTREYLPEKLLVVEALPTAPGGKIAKGEVRELAQASMSDGGGPRVATT
- a CDS encoding branched-chain amino acid ABC transporter permease is translated as MDDLQLWLAAAEIGCFFALVALSIYLVVVGADFFNFAAGPYAMTAAMLTGYAATMWGVPVFLGALLGIAVGIVISILTEITVVKPVQRRSGGAELPALVAVTATLFAIQQLAGTLFGRTPLPVQNLLPISDFHLGSLSVQGTTITIVLVTAVVLTATVLWLRMTQTGQLLRAVGDNHTAAQTIGVNVNRVRLWAFGISGAIAAIAGIVFAAKSGVQFTSGLSWTLTGFLALVIGGTGKPWAPLVGGLALGCVQVFGSYYFGATGSSIAIFVIALVFFAFRPEGLFQRKVRV
- a CDS encoding branched-chain amino acid ABC transporter permease, which codes for MSTTTQHTRPAVPPARAVPHRSPLRSVLGESALCLVVVAGVLAWMGPSLYRQDLVFLTATYALVALGMYLPFVLAGSLSMAYSAYAAIGAYAVAYLAVTQGVSPWWGWLVGMVLSAIVAVIIALATRKLSGFYLAAVTLLFALAFEHWLGDADSITGGSSGISAIPVPTFFGLELPRYALVVAAIAFVCLVAVLLDRLRRSAWGLSLSAARESTPAVQSSGISPTHLTVVALAAGAAIASTGGALFTASVQAVTPETFALDLVFLAIFMPIIGGRGSAWGAPLGALIVVAVTLNMPGYQGSGELLLAVVVLVILLLAPGGVIGWTRQAIERLRGKKG
- a CDS encoding ABC transporter substrate-binding protein, with amino-acid sequence MKRPRFTRTLLAAALAPVIATAACASVEDPVDDYIVIGMDEDSTGPGASYATIAGTTVRATIDRLNAEGGINGTPVRLVVENDESSPTNTPSIIRKLKDQGAAAVILSTGSGAALQAKQVSETAEIVTIAPVALTDSVAGPPGNEYAYMVPNPLAQYAEVYCGAFKAGGNGRLAILADASPAISGILATLDPKLQECIEVVDTRKAAVDAADLTAGVSRLLDSKPDAVLVASVGGNFELTAQNTLHRLAPGLQRFSLASIGNQPEAWNLANPGSLDGLVFMGSLSTQNQRTTELEQWLRTIKGPDYSLTAYDAQAYDAVMLIKHAIELAGTHTDPQKLNEAMQQVQDVPASFGQEQLTLSFNPDKHIAPDSVCGLVLVEFGPDNTPVGPWSDYQPECTPEEGEA
- a CDS encoding ABC transporter ATP-binding protein; protein product: MTDASLPYEGGTPSLLSVAGVTKRYGGVTAVDDVSFDLAAGRVLGLVGPNGAGKTTLVDCIVGTQAATAGTVELDGRPLGSGPTRRAQAGLARTFQHPQLALELTPVENIVPGLVGRGISSYAGSFGAMLRGLSGTPRDVLAEAAELAAEYGVTTDAVPTGDLSLGAQRLVEIARAMAAQPKVLLLDEPFAGSDPDGIAAVSRAIHRVRDSGRSVVLVDHNVDLIADLSDTVVLLAEGRVAFRGDPVECMRSAEMQAVYFGAPVTTEETR
- a CDS encoding ATP-dependent DNA ligase, which gives rise to MATKGKKESVEVDGRTVRFTHPDKVLYEATGTTKSQVLEYYLAVAPLLITYAGRRPVTRKRWPDGTGDKSFFEKNLPSHAPDWVPRVTIEHSKRDVTYPVLDSPATLAWFAQQAALELHVPQWTLEDDEPGRTRRIVIDLDPGQDVDLDTTAKVALRVKDLLDEAGLDSFPVTSGSKGIHLYARLDRAVTAKSASAVAKQIAQSLATQTPDLVTSTMTRSIRDGKVFVDWSQNSGAKTTVSPYSLRGRAEPWVAAPRSWEELGDGGLTHLHWDEVLKRLDADGDLLDGLEGTGSAKKKSAAKKSGSSAGSASRAKKSGGGKKSSSSSDDEDPEPAGTAPTRADSARNETARNEAPTSDGPTSDDAVVTSLEEYRRKRDRRNTPEPFEGEVETDRDGADGPIFVIQEHHARRLHYDFRLERDGVLVSWAVPKNLPTVPKDRRLAVHTEDHPLGYETFAGTIPKGEYGGGTVSIWDHGWYECEKWRDDEIIIWLHGEQVSGRYVLVRTSAEKNQWIVQYMKDQSPDSFYGGRSNPKSSYPPGDKRGRNSGADASGGAGEASARSSDHADHPDAPPPPMIPTAATVTELPNDKWAFEGKWDGYRVTVATSGSGGQTRLVSRNGNSLDWLADGFPGLADALERPAVLDGELVVLGSDGVPDFAALAKQAAAEGQDSSLPAAELFVFDVLEVDGVDLQSQPWERRREVLDLLTPALTEVDRVHVPAVLDGPGDRALAEAEEFGWEGIVAKRRDSRYESGRRSQSWLKEKLLTTTDAVVGGWRPGKGGRAGAVGSLLLGLPAESGLTYIGRVGTGFTDKQARALLDELEPLQRKTSPFIEQLPADARRDAHWVLPKLVVEVRHQGFTDDGVLRQASWRDIRRDKLPGDL
- a CDS encoding TetR/AcrR family transcriptional regulator, whose protein sequence is MSRQAQIKFVAAKLFVENGVAGTSVRDIADGVGMLSGSLYHHFPSKDAIAFTIVSDFLADLISRYESVLPHVNGMREEFGALVHSSIDVATAHPYATEIYQNERSFHGPQAPSEISDAVERAHHFWTNTAEQASRKGDLRAEMDPLEFARMLREGVWWSVRYHRESLAETASTVADTLLTLFLDGATPRPVSSGGPSTLEHRVDQIEARLDRLARHQPN
- a CDS encoding YdcF family protein, giving the protein MRPRSLRRRIAVLATALVLLTGTVTGLTAARAVLFPRVDSPDHVDAIVVVAGANDDRYVYARHLAEEGVSDHILVSQPSPGGRDTYSAAIESYCAASPVTARDGRRIRVECFEPDIGTTEGETTAATRIARDRGYESLLVVTYWGHVSRVRIYFEQCFDGPVYVTDTPRPLSRSRKHALLHETGGYVKAFLKPAC
- a CDS encoding ABC transporter ATP-binding protein — encoded protein: MITIKELTVRYGNAHAVRAASFTAPSGQVTAIVGPNGAGKTSLMSAVFGSVPATGRVEIDGEDISGAPAGTRLRKGLAYVPQGRQLFPRLTVRENLEIGARLVGVRNTALDSAFESFPILRTRQRQLAGVLSGGEQQMLVLARALLVTPSVLLLDEMTTGLSPKITGELLERVRDLADSGVTVVVAEPALHRVAKIVDRGYVMMRGTVTGPEGDSTALDAAYRSAMGVLEEAL